The following are encoded together in the Drosophila takahashii strain IR98-3 E-12201 chromosome X, DtakHiC1v2, whole genome shotgun sequence genome:
- the Polr3A gene encoding DNA-directed RNA polymerase III subunit RPC1 codes for MPKEQFRASALNKKISHVQFGISGADEIQQEALVRIISKNLYQAQRQPVPYGVLDRRMGISTKDAVCETCGQGLNECIGHFGYLDLALPVFHIGHFRSTINILQMICKACAHVMLKPEDRQLYEKKLHNPNFSYLGKKALHVQMLAKAKKVTKCPHCGSPNGGVKKGPGLLKILHDPYKGRKVDSLFTSNMNEMLRSTEANRDLNTALGSNYSSAEELTPLMVLDLFEQIPQGDVALLGMCSHDAHPKHLIVTRVFVPPACIRPSVLSEVKAGTTEDDLTMKQSEILLINDVIQRHMATGGKIELIHEDWDFLQLHVALYFHSEISGIPINMAPKKTTRGIVQRLKGKQGRFRCNLSGKRVDFSGRTVISPDPNLMINQVGVPVRVAKILTYPERVNPANMRHMRELVRNGPSLHPGANYVQQRGSSFKKYLAYGNREKVAQELKCGDIVERHLRDEDIVLFNRQPSLHKMSIMCHRAKVQPQRTFRFNECACTPYNADFDGDEMNLHLPQTEEARAEALILMGNQSNLVTPKNGEILIAATQDFITGGYLLTQKEVFLTKEEAMQLAACFLANEDSTMHIKLPPPALLKPRRLWTGKQMFSLLMRPNDESQVRLNMVNKGRNYTRNMDLCSNDSWIHIRNSELMCGVMDKATMGSGTKQCIFYLLLRDFGELHATKAMWRLARIASYFLQNRGFSFGISDVTPSKKLLQHKEQLLANGYSKCNEYIEMLKAGTLQCQPGCTPEETLESVMLRELSAIREQAAKTCFAELHPTNSALIMALSGSKGSNINISQMIACVGQQAISGKRVPNGFENRALPHFERHSAIPAARGFVQNSFYSGLTPTEFFFHTMAGREGLVDTAVKTAETGYLQRRLVKCLEDLVVHYDGTVRNAVNEMVDTIYGGDGLDPVAMETRNKPVDLVHQYDNLRAQHPRGDDRPFLGAEIPEALEEVFKTPEFIESREDFKVDVRNHIGIVSKRIEQLQKRYDKCMNLCHQIECLTEGQLLQFVRRINDRYNRAVTEPGTAVGAIAAQSIGEPGTQMTLKTFHFAGVASMNITQGVPRIVEIINATKTISTPIITAELENSHSMEFARQVKARIEKTTLAELSSYVEVVCGPYSCYLAIGIDMARIKLLGLHINLDTIVFSILKSRMRVKPSQVEAVAKLSRIVVRVEATRTATINAELARLALSLQNVVVAGLPNINRAVIAVDDARQPPTYKLCIEGYGLRDVIATYGVVGKRTRSNNICEIYQTLGIEAARTIIMSEITEVMEGHGMSVDWRHIMLLASQMTARGEVLGITRHGLAKMRESVFNLASFEKTADHLFDAAYYGQTDAINGVSERIILGMPAGIGTGIFKLLQHHEDKQVPPIEQTISGSLNLVPTPA; via the exons ATGCCCAAGGAGCAGTTTCGCGCCTCTGCGCTGAACAAGAAGAT CTCACATGTGCAATTTGGGATCAGCGGCGCTGATGAAATCCAGCAGGAGGCTCTGGTGCGGATTATCTCGAAGAACCTCTACCAGGCGCAGCGGCAGCCGGTGCCCTATGGCGTCCTCGATCGCCGGATGGGGATCAGCACCAAGGATGCCGTGTGCGAGACCTGCGGCCAGGGACTGAACGAGTGCATCGGTCACTTTGGTTATCTGGATCTCGCCCTGCCCGTTTTCCACATCGGCCACTTTCGTTCGACCATCAACATCCTGCAGATGATCTGCAAGGCCTGCGCCCATGTGATGCTTAAGCCCGAGGATCGCCAGCTGTACGAGAAGAAGCTGCACAATCCGAACTTCTCGTATCTGGGCAAGAAGGCCCTGCATGTCCAGATGCTGGCCAAGGCCAAGAAGGTGACCAAATGCCCGCACTGCGGCTCCCCCAATGGCGGCGTAAAGAAGGGTCCCGGCCTGCTGAAGATCCTCCATGATCCCTACAAGGGACGCAAGGTGGATTCGCTCTTCACCAGCAACATGAACGAAATGCTGCGCTCTACGGAGGCCAATCGGGATCTCAACACGGCGCTGGGCAGCAACTACAGCTCCGCCGAGGAGCTCACACCGCTCATGGTGCTGGATCTGTTCGAACAAATCCCCCAGGGCGACGTGGCGCTGCTGGGAATGTGCTCGCATGACGCCCATCCCAAGCATTTGATTGTGACGCGCGTCTTTGTGCCGCCCGCCTGCATTCGACCCTCTGTTCTATCGGAGGTGAAGGCGGGGACCACGGAGGACGACCTGACCATGAAGCAGAGCGAAATACTGCTGATCAACGATGTGATCCAACGGCACATGGCCACCGGCGGCAAGATCGAGCTGATCCACGAGGACTGGGACTTTCTGCAGCTGCATGTGGCCCTCTACTTTCACAGCGAAATCAGCGGGATTCCCATCAATATGGCCCCCAAGAAGACGACGCGTGGAATTGTGCAGCGGCTGAAGGGAAAGCAGGGACGCTTTCGCTGCAATCTCTCCGGCAAAAGAGTGGATTTTAGCGGGCGCACTGTTATTTCACCGGATCCCAATCTGATGATCAACCAGGTGGGCGTCCCGGTGCGCGTGGCCAAGATTCTAACCTATCCGGAGCGCGTGAATCCCGCGAATATGCGACACATGAGGGAGCTGGTGCGGAATGGACCGAGTTTGCATCCGGGAGCGAACTATGTACAGCAGCGAGGATCGAGCTTTAAGAAGTATTTGGCCTACGGCAACCGGGAGAAGGTCGCCCAGGAGCTCAAGTGCGGCGATATTGTGGAAAGGCATTTGCGGGATGAGGATATTGTGCTTTTTAATCGCCAGCCATCGCTGCACAAGATGTCCATTATGTGCCACCGGGCGAAGGTGCAGCCGCAGCGAACCTTTCGCTTTAATGAGTGCGCCTGTACGCCCTACAATGCAGATTTCGATGGTGACGAGATGAATCTGCATTTGCCGCAAACGGAGGAGGCAAGGGCAGAGGCGTTGATCCTCATGGGCAACCAATCGAATTTGGTAACGCCGAAGAACGGCGAGATTCTGATTGCCGCCACCCAGGACTTCATCACCGGCGGCTATTTGCTTACCCAAAAGGAGGTTTTCCTGACCAAAGAGGAGGCCATGCAGTTGGCAGCCTGCTTTCTGGCCAACGAGGACTCTACGATGCACATTAAGCTACCGCCGCCGGCGCTTCTCAAGCCGCGTCGCCTGTGGACGGGCAAGCAGATGTTCAGCCTGCTCATGCGACCCAATGACGAGTCGCAGGTGCGCCTGAATATGGTCAACAAGGGTCGCAACTACACAAGGAACATGGATCTGTGCAGCAACGACTCGT GGATCCACATACGCAACTCCGAACTGATGTGCGGCGTCATGGACAAGGCGACGATGGGCTCGGGCACCAAACAGTGCATATTCTACCTGCTGCTCCGCGACTTTGGCGAGCTGCACGCCACCAAGGCCATGTGGCGATTAGCCAGG ATTGCCTCGTACTTTCTGCAGAACCGCGGCTTCTCCTTCGGCATCAGCGACGTCACGCCGAGCAAAAAGCTCCTGCAGCACAAGGAACAGCTGCTGGCCAATGGCTACTCAAAGTGCAACGAGTATATCGAGATGCTCAAGGCGGGCACCCTGCAGTGCCAACCTGGTTGCACGCCGGAGGAGACGCTGGAGTCCGTGATGCTGCGCGAGCTGTCGGCCATCCGAGAGCAGGCGGCCAAGACATGCTTCGCGGAGCTGCATCCAACCAACAGCGCCCTGATAATGGCGCTCAGTGGGTCGAAGGGATCGAATATTAACATTTCCCAGATGATTGCCTGCGTGGGACAGCAGGCCATCAGCGGAAAACGAGTGCCGAACGGCTTCGAGAATCGGGCACTGCCTCATTTCGAACGGCATT CTGCCATTCCCGCTGCCAGAGGCTTCGTGCAGAACAGCTTCTACTCCGGCCTCACGCCCACCGAGTTCTTCTTTCACACAATGGCCGGTCGCGAGGGTCTCGTGGATACGGCTGTGAAAACAGCAGAGACTGGCTATCTGCAGCGTCGGCTGGTGAAGTGCCTCGAGGATCTGGTCGTCCACTACGATGGCACCGTGCGCAATGCCGTCAACGAAATGGTGGACACCATTTACGGCGGCGATGGCCTCGATCCCGTCGCCATGGAGACGCGCAACAAGCCAGTCGATCTGGTCCATCAGTACGACAATCTGCGTGCCCAACATCCGCGCGGCGATGATCGTCCCTTTCTGGGAGCCGAAATTCCCGAGGCCCTCGAGGAGGTCTTCAAAACGCCGGAATTTATCGAATCCCGTGAGGATTTCAAAGTAGATGTTAG AAACCACATTGGCATTGTGTCCAAGCGGATTGAGCAGCTGCAGAAGCGGTATGATAAATGTATGAACCTGTGCCACCAGATTGAATGCCTAACCGAGGGGCAATTGCTGCAGTTTGTGCGCCGGATCAACGATCGATACAATCGAGCGGTGACCGAACCTGGAACAGCAGTGGGAGCTATTGCCGCACAAAGTATTGGCGAACCTGGCACCCAGATGACACTGAAAACCTTCCATTTCGCTGGCGTTGCCTCGATGAACATCACGCAGGGTGTGCCGCGCATTGTGGAGATTATCAATGCCACGAAAACCATTTCGACACCGATCATTACGGCCGAGCTGGAGAATAGCCACAGCATGGAGTTTGCGCGCCAGGTGAAGGCGCGCATCGAGAAGACCACGCTGGCCGAGCTCTCCTCGTATGTGGAGGTTGTTTGCGGACCCTACAGTTGCTACCTGGCCATAGGCATCGATATGGCGAGGATTAAGCTACTGGGTCTGCACATAAACCTGGACACCATTGTGTTTAGCATACTGAAGTCGCGCATGCGCGTGAAGCCCTCGCAGGTGGAGGCTGTGGCGAAGCTGTCGAGGATTGTGGTTCGTGTGGAGGCCACGCGAACGGCGACCATAAATGCGGAGCTGGCGCGACTGGCGCTCAGCCTGCAGAATGTCGTCGTCGCTGGGCTGCCGAATATAAATCGAGCGGTTATCGCCGTGGACGATGCAAGGCAGCCGCCCACCTACAAGCTGTGCATCGAGGGCTACGGACTGCGCGATGTGATCGCCACCTACGGCGTGGTGGGCAAGCGGACGCGCAGCAATAATATCTGTGAAATCTACCAGACGCTGGGCATCGAGGCGGCGCGCACGATTATAATGAGCGAGATCACGGAGGTGATGGAGGGGCACGGCATGAGCGTCGACTGGCGGCACATCATGCTCCTGGCCAGCCAGATGACGGCGCGTGGCGAGGTGCTGGGCATCACGCGGCATGGGTTGGCCAAAATGCGCGAGAGCGTCTTCAATTTGGCATCG TTTGAGAAGACGGCAGATCACTTGTTCGATGCCGCCTATTATGGGCAAACAGACGCCATCAATGGCGTTTCGGAGCGCATTATCCTGGGAATGCCGGCGGGCATTGGTACGGGCATCTTTAAGCTGCTGCAACATCACGAGGACAAGCAGGTGCCGCCGATCGAACAGACTATATCCGGTTCCCTGAATCTGGTGCCAACGCCCGCGTAG
- the LOC108056725 gene encoding brachyurin, with the protein MALNGEKSLVAFLLGGITVIALLIQTSEAAAIEGRIISGSQAKLGQFPWQVILKRDEYDDLLCGGSIISATCVLTAAHCTVGQSSIFLIFGSVQLDNASAQSMTSTNIIVHPNYNENLNNDVSLIKLPEALVFSTNIQPIQLVSESQKSNSFVGNTAIIAGFGLMDDEYLDYSQDLLYAKVEVINNQECLPIYGSIVVLDSTLCARGHGGSNMSICSGDSGGPLIEYNATNGQWQQIGINSFVAEDQCTASYPSGYVRLTSFLSFIAQNTEDVVV; encoded by the exons ATGGCGCTAAACGGCGAGAAATCCTTGGTGGCTTTTCTTTTAGGGGGTATTACAGTTATTGCCCTGCTAATCCAAACCTCCGAGGCGGCCGCAATA GAAGGACGAATTATATCGGGATCGCAGGCGAAACTGGGCCAATTCCCGTGGCAGGTGATCCTGAAGAGGGACGAATACGATGATCTACTCTGCGGAGGATCTATTATCTCGGCTACTTGTGTGCTGACTGCCGCACATTGCACCGTTGGTCAATCCTCGATCTTCCTAATCTTCGGCAGCGTGCAGCTGGATAATGCGAGTGCCCAGAGCATGACCTCCACGAACATCATTGTGCATCCGAACTACAATGAGAATCTGAACAATGATGTGTCGCTTATAAAACTCCCCGAGGCACTAGTATTCTCTACCAACATCCAACCCATTCAGCTGGTTTCGGAGTCGCAGAAATCGAACAGTTTCGTGGGCAATACAGCAATTATCGCCGGTTTTGGACTGATGGACGATGAGTATCTGGACTATTCGCAGGATCTGCTGTACGCCAAGGTGGAGGTTATTAATAACCAAGAATGCCTGCCCATCTACGGCTCCATTGTCGTGCTGGACTCCACTTTGTGTGCCCGCGGTCATGGCGGCAGCAACATGTCCATTTGCAGCGGCGACTCCGGCGGCCCGTTGATCGAATACAATGCCACCAATGGCCAGTGGCAGCAGATCGGCATCAATTCGTTTGTAGCCGAGGATCAATGCACCGCCAGCTATCCATCGGGCTATGTGCGGCTCACCTCTTTCTTGAGCTTCATTGCCCAGAATACAGAGGATGTTGTGGTGTAG
- the LOC108056744 gene encoding tRNA (34-2'-O)-methyltransferase regulator WDR6: MVLISDAFGLDVSPNGILVGHGDQAVLYSSKAKVEMPVRLREGKVRGFAWSSQRSSQRLLLLYSENEYSLILRSSSSSEEDHYELIYEGETKDWINAAQFLDDDDNESVDKRRFVLHTAHSVVLYMEYDLKSPGDCHILELARCTDSSILYYTKLHGKSFEKLAITSGNAFGELLVWQTQIPLESESDSQSMMKTYPLLLRLPAHNGVIHSIDFSLDHKLLVTTSDDRSVKFWNLQKPGDWTTAKVQPIFSCFGHSSRVMCVEIFEMDGQLLVASGGEDSYICLWSSSGELLLKRRQHFGAPIWKLGFSRDDSTLYSTSSTGNLVAQNLKEILQTPRNSPTLLSNFTDANEFVRNLKFVTDELIIGLSSSNRLYYTRITGDSLQANHWLVASDFPSYKRTVLEVCDGIVATCGHRRITLHRYNPKTNDFELIFDGIRMKGTIRSFQFLSRDLYLVSDNLGYCLLLRSHQLSIDSHIALFNNREPWITAALLISEKCLLLGNREGHVMLYQRSDTSSDFQLKDTIKFLHGKMGSNFFKLISINDKCARILSGGHEAFLKYLQVDLVDFTLCVAQRESVPLAWVEASPSEDLILGFNDNHIVAWSRQHDVLLQLACGGGNRCWDFQLSDNLLSIAFVKQKRVLFHRNNLYNKVTSRIKDIQPNSWHTRNCNTLRLLRHQEQTFIVSAGDDNIIKVTQVLKNSLLQCAELHSHISTVRSLQIHRLQSSTWLIFSVGGRSQLCISQLSIDMSNICHITELSTHTLQNVMVEKTKTSTIEARLMAIDVAQHSEAETFSIYVASADGNISHYIWNLAEPSQLHLKSFADLKRCPLSIQWIGNKSILLVSTSNGEVYGFDEALQTICIQLQLHVTGINTIDIYVNDNLLHILSGGDDENIKYTVLNLDSKSIEFKTEFLGLHNAQVNALAINCLGSELHAYSCSIDRQIYRIDLRSHVYSRIGYTCIADVKGMLIDEQQRLYFYGCGLQIQS; the protein is encoded by the exons ATGGTTTTGATTTCGGACGCTTTTGGCCTGGACGTCTCCCCCAATGGGATATTGGTTG GTCATGGAGATCAGGCGGTGTTGTACAGCTCAAAGGCCAAAGTGGAAATGCCGGTTCGCCTGCGGGAGGGAAAAGTTCGAGGATTTGCGTGGAGTTCTCAGAGGAGTTCCCAAAGATTGTTACTGCTGTATAGCGAAAATGAATACTCCTTGATTTTAAGGAGCTCCTCCAGTTCCGAGGAAGACCACTATGAACTCATCTACGAGGGCGAAACGAAGGATTGGATCAATGCAGCCCAGTTTTTGGATGACGATGACAACGAATCGGTTGATAAACGGCGATTTGTCCTGCACACAGCCCATAGTGTCGTCCTGTATATGGAATATGATCTTAAGTCGCCTGGGGATTGTCATATATTGGAATTGGCCCGATGCACAGATAGTTCTATTCTATACTACACCAAATTGCATGGCAAATCCTTCGAAAAACTGGCCATAACTAGCGGAAATGCCTTTGGAGAACTGCTGGTGTGGCAAACGCAGATTCCCCTTGAATCTGAATCCGATTCCCAATCCATGATGAAGACCTATCCCCTGCTCCTGCGTCTGCCAGCCCACAATGGAGTTATACACTCGATTGATTTCAGCCTAGATCATAAGTTATTGGTCACCACATCGGATGATCGATCGGTCAAGTTCTGGAATCTACAAAAACCGGGGGATTGGACCACCGCCAAAGTTCAACCCATTTTCAGTTGCTTCGGTCACAGTTCACGCGTAATGTGCGTGGAGATCTTCGAAATGG ATGGTCAGCTACTAGTGGCCAGCGGCGGTGAGGATTCCTACATCTGCCTTTGGAGTTCATCTGGAGAACTGCTCCTAAAACGTCGTCAACACTTTGGGGCACCCATCTGGAAACTCGGATTCAGCAGAGATGATAGCACGCTATATAGCACCAGTTCTACCGGTAATTTAGTCGCCCAGAACCTTAAAGAGATCCTCCAGACACCCAGAAACTCCCCAACTTTGCTAAGTAACTTTACCGATGCCAATGAGTTCGTGAGAAATCTCAAGTTCGTAACGGATGAGCTAATTATCGGTTTGAGTAGCTCGAATCGGTTGTATTACACGCGAATTACGGGGGATTCCTTGCAGGCGAACCACTGGCTGGTGGCCAGCGATTTCCCCAGCTATAAACGCACTGTTTTGGAGGTCTGCGATGGCATCGTGGCTACCTGTGGCCACCGGCGCATAACTCTCCACCGTTACAACCCAAAGACAAATGATTTCGAGCTAATTTTCGATGGCATCCGAATGAAGGGCACCATCCGCTCGTTTCAGTTCCTCAGCAGGGATCTCTACCTGGTCTCCGATAACCTCGGCTACTGTCTGCTCCTAAGAAGCCACCAGCTCAGCATCGACTCGCACATTGCGCTGTTCAACAACCGTGAGCCTTGGATAACGGCTGCCCTGCTTATCTCGGAGAAATGCCTCCTGCTGGGCAATCGCGAGGGTCATGTGATGCTCTACCAGCGCAGTGATACCTCTAGTGACTTTCAATTGAAGGATACCATTAAGTTTCTTCATGGCAAAATGGGTTCAAACTTCTTTAAGCTGATTTCTATTAATGATAAGTGTGCTCGCATTTTAAGCGGTGGCCATGaggcctttttaaaatacctccAAGTGGATTTAGTGGACTTTACTCTATGCGTTGCCCAACGCGAGAGTGTTCCCCTTGCCTGGGTGGAAGCCTCGCCCTCGGAGGACCTCATCCTGGGCTTCAACGACAATCACATTGTGGCCTGGTCCCGCCAGCACGATGTCCTGCTGCAGTTGGCCTGCGGCGGTGGAAATCGCTGCTGGGACTTCCAATTGAGCGATAATCTACTAAGCATAGCCTTTGTCAAGCAGAAGCGCGTGCTCTTCCATCGGAACAACCTGTACAACAAAGTCACCAGTCGAATTAAGGACATACAACCGAATAGCTGGCATACACGCAACTGCAATACTCTTCGACTTCTTAGACACCAGGAACAAACCTTTATTGTCTCCGCTGGCGATGATAATATCATAAAGGTGACGCAGGTTCTCAAGAATTCGCTGCTTCAGTGCGCTGAACTGCACTCGCACATTTCAACTGTTCGCAGCCTGCAAATACATCGCCTCCAATCGAGTACATGGCTTATTTTCTCAGTTGGCGGAAGATCGCAGCTCTGTATTAGCCAGCTAAGCATAGACATGTCGAATATTTGTCACATCACAGAGTTATCCACCCATACGCTGCAGAATGTAATGGTAGAGAAAACTAAAACAAGCACCATTGAAGCCCGACTGATGGCAATTGATGTTGCCCAGCATTCCGAGGCGGAAACTTTCTCAATTTATGTGGCCTCCGCCGATGGAAACATAAGCCATTATATCTGGAACCTAGCAGAACCCTCGCAACTCCACCTAAAGTCCTTTGCAGACCTCAAACGCTGCCCACTGAGCATTCAGTGGATTGGAAACAAGTCTATACTACTCGTATCCACATCAAACGGCGAAGTTTACGGCTTCGATGAAGCACTACAAACGATATGCATTCAACTGCAGCTCCATGTGACGGGCATTAATACGATAGATATATACGTAAATGATAATCTGCTGCACATTTTATCAGGAGGCGATGATGAGAATATCAAGTACACAGTACTCAATTTGGATAGCAAGAGCATCGAGTTTAAAACTGAGTTCTTGGGGCTTCACAATGCCCAGGTGAATGCCTTGGCCATAAATTGTCTGGGATCTGAATTGCATGCCTATAGCTGCAGCATAGATAGACAGATCTATAGGATAGATCTCAGGAGCCATGTGTACAGCCGAATTGGTTACACCTGCATAGCGGATGTGAAGGGAATGCTCATCGACGAACAGCAAAGATTATATTTCTACGGCTGCGGATTGCAAATTCAAAGTTAG